Proteins encoded within one genomic window of Besnoitia besnoiti strain Bb-Ger1 chromosome II, whole genome shotgun sequence:
- a CDS encoding bicoid-interacting protein BIN3 (encoded by transcript BESB_037400): MTKYATDLQDGTDGQCRSVTTATEGLNQDTDQTWPAYALNSLSHSAKRPRRQCLHGNFPAYYVGRRAFCRSHNCSSRGLIRPAQRSPSVCSEVSDGSLSASAVYLQRRVLQRHTNSTTDTRGFSLHAVDPRLDALVLAHGKFLFEGKDVLDVGCNAGALCFAIAGLLHAKRVVGLDIDDELVQLANAAGAKLRDLALRPHSLEAKAAASRSIDSEIQGIPDIGHSNPAPSVKEDDVATRGETCLISAKRRKISVPVPLLFATDDRDKKCKVEGNPAGVVDDAGGPRFQTRSTTRKPHHKGKDCFSRLLGPVLWNALVKEATAPRENGIDPQSLDMPQDVQVSEQWRDVLQPAREDEDCGVDNSPQRSPSSVPATPFPFNVSFGSCDIVEGLPPPSCPALGCNECSCPACFTSSCCEAVRRVQRAARMPPLSLAPSLCSFDVILCLSVTKWIHLHQGDGGILLLFSRLHAMLKAGGILLLEPQDWASYRRARRLSSAFKEQLRRIRLPPKLFTSVLTMKTCPTSHISGCSMPCAAASSGEETTCRLLPAGTPHHTEGSRLTYEDADSIHCSCCCISSLSRSSCDGLPPDDSAERAEQPFMLLSSLDPWSNDGQHFGPSRSHREDDLAEGERPVEPGVLLENRLQSPAVDAISGVDGARSPVERSMATRFRFAAALSRGWLSVLQGAVDPHVAT, encoded by the exons ATGACGAAGTATGCGACGGACCTCCAAGATGGCACAGACGGCCAATGCAGATCGGTCACTACTGCGACAGAAGGATTGAATCAGGACACTGACCAAACATGGCCGGCTTATGCGTTGAACAGTCTCAGCCACTCCGCAAAGCGGCCTAGGCGACAATGCCTGCATGGGAATTTTCCTGCATACTATGTaggccggcgcgccttctgccggTCGCATAACTGTAGCAGCAGGGGACTCATccggcctgcgcagcgctCACCGAGTGTGTGTAGCGAAGTCTCTGACGGCTCGCTTTCCGCGTCGGCAGTGTATCTGCAACGTAGGGTACTGCAGCGGCATACAAACTCAACAACGGATACCCGGGGCttttcgctgcatgcggtgGATCCGCGCTTGGATGCACTTGTGTTGGCGCATGGTAAATTCCTTTTTGAAGGAAAAGACGTTCTGGACGTGGGGTGCAACGCTGGAGCGCTCTGTTTTGCTATTGCCGGGCTCTTGCACGCGAAACGTGTCGTTGGCCTTGATATTGATGACGAGCTTGTTCAGCTTGCGAATGCCGCTGGTGCGAAACTGCGTGATTTGGCACTGCGACCACACTCTCTGGAGGCAAAGGCTGCCGCATCGAGAAGCATCGACTCCGAAATACAGGGAATCCCAGACATTGGCCACTCGAACCCAGCGCCATCTGTGAAGGAAGATGATGTAGCTACACGAGGGGAAACCTGTTTGATTTCGGCGAAGAGGCGTAAAATTTCTGTACCAGTTCCACTCCTATTTGCCACTGACGACCGTGACAAGAAGTGCAAAGTAGAGGGAAACCCTGCAGGGGTGGTGGACGATGCGGGGGGCCCCCGGTTCCAGACGCGCAGCACAACACGGAAACCACACCACAAGGGGAAAGATTGCTTCTCACGGCTGCTGGGACCAGTGCTGTGGAACGCGTTGGTAAAAGAGGCAACTGCACCGAGAGAGAATGGCATTGATCCTCAAAGCCTAGATATGCCTCAAGACGTGCAGGTATCTGAGCAGTGGAGGGATGTGCTCcagccggcgcgcgaagacgaagactgTGGAGTAGACAACTCTCCCCAGAGATCTCCTTCCTCTGTACCGGCGACACCTTTTCCTTTCAATGTGTCTTTTGGTTCGTGTGATATCGTAGAGGGgttgccgccgccttcctgccCCGCATTGGGCTGTAACGAATGCTCATGCCCAGCTTGTTTTACATCGTCATGTTGCGAGGCGGTGAGACGGGTCCAACGTGCCGCCAGGATGCCGCCACTGTCTTTGGCGCCTTCACTTTGTTCTTTTGATGTTATTTTGTGTTTGTCGGTCACAAAGTGGATTCACCTGCATCAGGGAGATGGCGGTATATTGCTCCTGTTTTCACGGCTTCATGCTATGCTGAAGGCCGGCGGGATTCTTCTTTTGGAGCCACAGGACTGGGCGTCCTATCGACGTGCTAGACGGCTGTCTTCTGCATTCAaagagcagctgcgccgtATTCGACTGCCTCCAAAGTTGTTCACTTCGGTCCTCACCATGAAAACTTGCCCAACATCTCATATCTCGGGCTGTTCGATgccgtgcgccgcggcgtcgagcggGGAAGAAACGACCTGCCGACTACTGCCGGCAGGAACGCCACACCACACGGAGGGGTCAAGGCTGACTTACGAAGATGCAGACAGTATTCACTGCTCTTGCTGCTGCATATCGAGTCTGTCTCGATCCTCCTGTGACGGGCTGCCGCCAGATGACTCGGCTGAAAGGGCCGAGCAGCCGTTTATGCTCTTGTCTTCACTGGATCCGTGGAGCAATGATGGTCAACATTTCGGACCTTCCCGATCTCATAGAGAGGACGATCTGGCCGAAGGAGAACGACCAGTTGAACCAGGAGTGCTACTAGAAAACCGCCTGCAGAGCCCGGCAGTCGATGCTATCAGTGGAGTGGATGGCGCGCGTTCACCAGTTGAGCGGAGTATG GCGACGCGTTTTCGGTTtgctgctgcgctctcgAGAGGATGGCTTTCCGTGCTGCAAGGAGCTGTGGACCCGCATGTCGCAACTTAG
- a CDS encoding hypothetical protein (encoded by transcript BESB_037430) translates to MNGAAVVLCCLSSLFLVTAPVVADPPPLSPVSNVHEVSTNIETQEKATMYTVTFAHLPLYVTGDDFDVHIIGNRVLKVIVGGTNYDWFFKLAEPIPDDITLKPPIETERLEGDFTGAVWKVSVLVPKNYYAAAPAPPQGTSAGEAGGRGTPATPEQPLAFAPPTFGSSITSQAHELFGGAAAPASRARRRPVPDRRAPELYPPPMFDG, encoded by the exons ATGAATGGTGCTGCTGTTGTGCTTTGCTGCTTGAGCAGCCTGTTCCTGGTAACGGCGCCCGTCGTGGCTGACCCCCCTCCACTCTCTCCTGTTAGCAATGTTCATGAAGTGTCAACGAACATTGAAACACAAGAGAAAG CCACGATGTATACGGTTACATTTGCGCACTTGCCGCTGTACGTGACAGGTGACGACTTCGACGTGCA CATCATAGGCAACCGGGTGCTGAAG GTGATTGTCGGTGGCACAAACTATGATTGGTTCTTCAAGCTGGCTGAG CCAATTCCTGACGACATAACGCTAAAGCCGCCAATAGAGACAGAGCGGCTAGAGG GAGATTTTACTGGGGCCGTGTGGAAAGTGTCCGTGCTCGTGCCAAAGAATTACTacgcagcagctcctgccCCGCCCCAAGGAAcgagcgcaggcgaagctgGCGGACGGG GCACTCCCGCTACGCCGGAACAACCGCTTGCTTTTGCTCCTCCGACTTTCGGCTCTAGTATTACCAGCCAAGCGCACGAACTATTCGGGGGGGCAGCCGCCCCTGCATCACGAGCTAGGAGGCGCCCGGTTCCAGACCGAAGGGCACCAGAGCTCTATCCTCCGCCGATGTTCGACGGCTGA
- a CDS encoding hypothetical protein (encoded by transcript BESB_037390) yields MTRDEGQERVDDAKLNGAGGHARLVP; encoded by the coding sequence ATGACTCGAGACGAAGGTCAGGAGCGAGTCGACGACGCCAAGCTGAACGGTGCTGGAGGCCACGCCCGCCTCGTTCCTTGA
- a CDS encoding hypothetical protein (encoded by transcript BESB_037380), giving the protein MVSTTVALSQEALLYEANKRDYFFVGVRSPSKDRYSYKTTHRSRSPRTRGSTSPTPELPSRNAEGRSGRYRRSRSRPSDPPERSRNGPSSAHDKKTVPNKHNVEKLIEDEVARRVEAEVQRRVEQLINSPEFQKELDARLAQERERRERTMRNDIEREKSRILEDFRRKEEEDKRSKQKLEDILAENERKVRLEQQRQAEEQAKADELRLMELHRLQVAREEERRKKALEEKEETRASTQPLPRQKLAFKMKATSLF; this is encoded by the coding sequence ATGGTTAGTACAACCGTTGCACTTTCGCAAGAAGCGTTGCTGTACGAGGCCAATAAGCGTGACTATTTTTTTGTCGGTGTGCGCAGCCCCAGTAAAGACAGGTACAGCTACAAAACAACCCATCGGAGTCGTTCACCCCGCACTCGCGGGTCTACATCACCAACTCCAGAACTGCCGTCTCGAAACGCAGAGGGTCGGTCTGGTCGCTACCGtcgaagccgcagccgcccaTCGGACCCACCCGAAAGGTCGCGGAATGGTCCTAGCAGTGCACATGATAAGAAAACGGTGCCAAATAAACATAATGTTGAAAAACTCATCGAAGATGAGGTTGCACGTAGGGTGGAGGCAGAGGTGCAGAGACGCGTTGAACAACTGATCAACTCGCCCGAGTTTCAGAAAGAGCTCGACGCCCGGCTCGCTCAggaacgcgagaggcgagaacgAACAATGAGGAACGAcatcgagagagagaagtcaCGCATACTAGAGGACTTCAGGagaaaggaggaagaggacaaACGCTCAAAACAGAAGCTGGAAGATATTTTAGCTGAAAACGAGCGTAAAGTTCGACTGGAGCAACAGCGCCAAGCGGAGGAGCAAGCAAAGGCAGATGAGCTCCGCCTTATGGAGCTCCACCGACTTCAGGTGGCGAGGGAAGAGGAACGCCGAaagaaggcgctggaggagaaagaggagacacgaGCTTCGACCCAGCCTCTACCGCGACAGAAGCTAGCTTTCAAGATGAAGGCCACTTCATTGTTTTGA
- a CDS encoding 4-alpha-glucanotransferase (encoded by transcript BESB_037420): MEEILQEGRFAGLIMHPSSLPNKRGLSGDFGKGAYEFVDYLVAARLNYWQVLPLGPCRYLGEQPGCPYLATSTFAMNPLFVSVEALVDDGLISDEEVTKLLKKYKSEEKRPSSETHTETSKGSCHVDFARAMEFKNDVLAVCYERFREAKDNERYKDFCAKNHFWLQGYACFEALQARFPDAATWLEWPSEYRNYRLLRKDSALLEELATPAEVDGKTIPQTTPAFHKFVQYKVCTHWKDLRQYANDREIKIFGDVAFYVNLHSSDVWSYPEMFQMDPDTSEPLYVSGVPPDPFCADGQLWGHPVYDWKAHEKTQFRWWTKRIRLTFEKVDALRLDHFRGFVAYWRVPYAHAIEHKTASEGEWVEGPGEKLFDALYKNMGWLLPKKALPSQLPKDKNGHSSVMKKLRQLWGFGSHQVQQMPPPGSNADVDMYEPRLTYRGTAPMIVAEDLGFITEEIVILRDKFNILSMRVMQFAWGDTDKGPNCEHLPYNVTRNCCVHTGTHDNDTVVGWWKTASPEQKIHMTNYLGLDKEPTPEEAHWHVVRLAMETVAHLVVIPVQDVIGYGSEARFNQPGSDSPSNWSWQLDSLDELYEPAIFDRLVKLLETSGRVKAINDSFPK, encoded by the exons ATGGAGGAAATTCTTCAAGAAGGGCGGTTCGCCGGTCTAATCATGCATCCGTCATCCCTGCCAAATAAACGTGGGCTCTCTGGGGATTTCGGTAAAGGGGCTTATGAGTTCGTGGACTACCTCGTTGCCGCCCGGCTCAACTACTGGCAAGTGTTGCCCCTAGGGCCGTGCCGGTACCTTGGGGAGCAACCAGGTTGCCCGTACCTAGCCACCAGTACATTCGCTATGAATCCACTGTTCGTTTCGGTTGAGGCCCTAGTCGATGATGGCCTCATCTCCGATGAGGAGGTCACAAAGCTTCTAAAGAAATAcaagagcgaggagaaaaggCCTTCCTCTGAAACTCACACGGAGACATCAAAAGGCTCATGCCATGTCGACTTCGCTCGAGCGATGGAATTCAAGAATGATGTCTTGGCAGTGTGCTATGAGAGGTTCAGGGAGGCTAAAGATAATGAACGGTACAAGGATTTCTGTGCCAAGAACCACTTTTGGCTACAGGGATATGCTTGTTTCGAGGCCTTGCAGGCAAGGTTCCCTGATGCGGCAACATGGCTGGAGTGGCCATCGGAATACAGGAATTACCGCCTCCTACGAAAAGACTCAGCGCTGCTGGAAGAGCTGGCTACACCAGCAGAAGTTGACGGCAAAACCATCCCTCAGACAACACCGGCGTTTCATAAATTTGTGCAGTACAAAGTTTGCACGCACTGGAAGGACCTGCGCCAATATGCCAATGATCGAGAAATAAAAATTTTTGGAGACGTTGCGTTTTATGTCAACTTGCATAGCAGCGACGTATGGAGCTACCCGGAAATGTTCCAGATGGATCCCGATACCAGTGAACCTCTGTACGTGTCAG GCGTACCACCAGATCCATTCTGCGCAGATGGTCAGCTGTGGGGTcatcctgtatatgattgGAAGGCTCATGAGAAGACGCAATTTCGCTGGTGGACAAAACGCATCAGGCTTACATTCGAAAAAGTTGACGCTCTGCGGCTGGATCACTTCCGAGGCTTCGTGGCATACTGGAGAGTGCCCTATGCTCATGCGATTGAGCATAAAACAGCAAGTGAAGGAGAGTGGGTTGAAGGTCCAGGAGAGAAGCTGTTCGATGCACTATATAAGAACATGGGATGGTTACTACCGAAAAAGGCTTTGCCATCACAGTTGCCGAAGGACAAAAATGGTCACAGCTCTGTGATGAAGAAGCTCCGACAGTTGTGGGGCTTTGGCAGCCATCAGGTACAACAGATGCCCCCTCCTGGCTCGAACGCTGATGTCGATATGTATGAGCCCCGACTGACATACCGCGGCACGGCGCCTATGATTGTTGCAGAAGATTTAGGGTTCATCACGGAAGAAATTGTCATCCTCAGGGACAAGTTCAACATCCTGAGCATGAGGGTGATGCAGTTCGCTTGGGGAGATACAGATAAGGGTCCCAACTGCGAACACCTGCCGTACAACGTCACCCGCAATTGTTGCGTCCATACCGGGACACATGACAACGACACGGTTGTCGGTTGGTGGAAGACTGCCTCTCCGGAACAGAAGATCCACATGACAAACTATCTAG GTCTTGACAAGGAACCAACTCCCGAGGAAGCTCACTGGCACGTTGTTCGCCTTGCAATGGAGACAGTAGCCCACCTTGTTGTTATACCAGTGCAGGATGTGATTGGCTATGGGAGTGAGGCACGATTCAATCAACCGGGAAGTGACTCGCCAAGCAACTGGTCGTGGCAGCTGGACAGTTTAGATGAGCTCTACGAACCCGCCATCTTTGACAGACTCGTGAAGCTACTAGAGACTTCCGGACGCGTCAAGGCTATCAACGATTCTTTCCCCAAGTAG
- a CDS encoding AP2 domain transcription factor AP2VIII-5 (encoded by transcript BESB_037410): MNEVHDVQPGHIYQPGNKKEVRLVYRILSGPYCGRHQKPFSLTKWGVAGAWDAAQQAKAYMLQTGRLPPSFASPYSRSKLTNASANAIVKPVRPAGIPGVDGFLGPMDLDGTGSSALFPSLAAFSATTKPPEAALGKAPHARIHAHSSHFEDDKSFTTQSSTTSDALDEIFRCFSVDDSAAGPATSRRVARSQKVGSRGGPCAPNFLPRCRKHSVGTSSSTASAPLSPVAAGSDSVPRSFPPLDNLSLDSAVAAELLLSPLLDSLCKAEARLAEGESEDVSLASHDRDTADTSGDEDLLPRGVRGAGSARVRKQAAAPSSASSTRYTGKDLGSPDTAKRASFAGSKTLRRLLLPDSLRVSASPGLSAFSEGAGAHFPSFLPSPQTGYQRAAPGWAYPSSVQATLEASARAAAVASAAGAAAGGGSGPSCFHGQQAARPAGPGHVASCGGAVPADLIGLQMLSGGSPHFAPSTLQRGSGTGGWVESPSVPVGGSGAADGNVAAATAFTLLQLAEHNAAVQPKDQSQLEQNTLQQFLLLQQLQLLQEKQQESQQERIRGNGGAASLENQGTVGDEVSGGRALAGDVADGRSLCKASVEPHLKFTDRPVSAESKEMDDVQCIGSRRCAPQQECENAARLNSAQSIGSLLSSTSLAPGQKGGGPQERGKAEDAESTNMSDTLRSLLIAASIQQRHQALPDGNCGSQQNRREGSVSPLCGSERAESFFNLRSLTSLLPQAHGGLKAEERPISDGRGPAVLAPSPRSPGGSVPPRSPLDGGLMCSPKGAEGADAGHGVPSHLAMLWGLSSLESSRNNGSCSGLTSTTSAVSVEGDARHSSISNEGTSSSLGSLPDCVAAALRDALQADFDTEEDGAGDQSARAKGEAPARPSATKLMSPLDTAHQVSQFHAAKSEAACLPIECNGTAPCDLGNPSHDVRGSDDLASSTEASTRNLGCSSPGSPLSQRVSGQMRTHGVIVQESARRGVPSNPAGMPELQGRATEPEFSVSQGEGAGETCGAVMGTAPQGLNGRRCEARGEFQMYSGTEFLDHQDVEDRESRKRRSRSDGVGDMWDGDKKRGRMFCGIAASTAPTSSGHAVSAERGSVRVHSDVGDCREWSSASVHSAFAGDGNVGSRLVANSFAPE; this comes from the exons ATGAATGAGGTGCACGACGTTCAGCCCGGCCACATCTATCAGCCTGGCAACAAGAAG GAAGTCAGACTGGTCTACCGCATCCTCTCTGGCCCTTACTGTGGCCGGCACCAGAAACCCTTCTCGCTGACG AAATGGGGGGTTGCTGGTGCGTGGGACGCTGCccagcaggcgaaggcgtaCATGTTGCAGACCGGACGGTTGccgccctccttcgcctccccgTACTCGCGAAGCAAGTTGACAAACGCTTCTGCGAACGCCATCGTGAAGCCTGTTAGACCAGCAGGAATCCCCGGGGTTGATGGTTTCCTCGGTCCCATGGACCTGGACGGTACAGGTTCATCCGCTCTTTTTccttcgctggcggcgttcTCGGCCACGACGAAGCCGCCCGAGGCGGCCCTGGGTAAAGCACCTCACGCACGCATACACGCCCACAGTTCGCACTTTGAAGACGATAAGAGCTTCACGACGCAGTCGTCGACCACATCGGACGCACTCGATGAGATCTTCAGGTGCTTTTCGGTAGACGACTCTGCGGCGGGGCCCGCGACTTcacggcgcgtcgctcggtCTCAAAAAGTGGGGAGCCGAGGTGGCCCCTGCGCGCCGAACTTCTTGCCGCGGTGCAGAAAGCATTCGGTTGGCACTTCGTCCTCCACCGCAAGCGCACCTCTGTCCCCAGTGGCCGCCGGCAGTGACTCAGTACCGAGGTCCTTTCCTCCCTTGGACAATCTGAGCCTCGATTCTgcagtcgcggcggagctcctcctttctcctcttctggaTTCCCTCTGTaaagcagaggcgcgcctcgcggagggagagagcgaggatgTGTCACTTGCGTCTCACGATCGCGACACGGCTGACACATCCGGAGACGAGGACTTGCTACCGAGAGGAGTCCGTGGCGCAGGGTCCGCGAGGGTCAGGAagcaggcggctgcgccaAGCTCCGCGTCCAGCACGAGATACACAGGAAAAGATCTCGGCAGTCCTGAcacggcgaagcgcgcgtcTTTCGCAGGTTCAAAGACACTGCGCAGACTCTTGTTGCCTGATTCTCTCCgtgtttctgcttctccaggGCTCTCCGCTTTCTCTGAAGGTGCAGGCGCAcattttccttctttcttgCCCTCGCCGCAAACAGGATATCAGCGGGCTGCTCCGGGCTGGGCGTATCCGTCATCGGTGCAGGCAACATTGGAAGCGAGTGCGCGGGCCGCTGCGGTGGCGAGTGCAGCAggagctgccgcgggcggcgggtcTGGCCCGTCGTGCTTCCACGGGCAGCAAGCTGCGCGGCCAGCGGGACCTGGGCATGTCGCCTCCTGTGGGGGCGCCGTTCCCGCGGATTTGATCGGTTTGCAGATGTTGTCCGGAGGAAGCCCTCACTTCGCACCTAGCACGCTTCAGAGGGGAAGCGGTACGGGTGGCTGGGTGGAGAGCCCGAGTGTCCCAGTTGGAGGGAGTGGGGCTGCGGATGGTAACGTCGCTGCAGCCACTGCCTTTACGCTCCTCCAGTTGGCGGAGCATAACGCGGCAGTTCAGCCGAAGGATCAGAGTCAGCTGGAGCAGAACACTTTGCAGCAGTTCTTGTTGCTTCAGcagcttcagctgctgcaggagaaGCAGCAAGAGTCACAACAGGAGCGAATCCGTGGAAACGGTGGCGCAGCGTCCCTTGAGAATCAGGGGACAGTTGGGGACGAAGTCTCCGGTGGGCGTGCGTTGGCGGGTGATGTTGCGGAcgggcgcagcctctgcaagGCGTCAGTGGAACCACATTTGAAGTTCACTGACCGCCCGGTCTCTGCTGAGTCTAAAGAGATGGATGACGTACAGTGCATAGGCAGTCGTCGGTGCGCTCCTCAGCAAGAATGTGAAAATGCCGCAAGACTGAACTCTGCACAGAGCATCGGGTCCCTGCTCTCGTCGACATCGTTGGCGCCTGGACAGAAAGGTGGGGGGCCTCAGGAGCGGGGAAAggctgaagacgcggagTCCACAAATATGAGTGATACGCTCCGCAGTCTGCTTATCGCTGCCAGCATTCAGCAGCGGCATCAGGCATTGCCCGACGGTAATTGTGGAAGCCAGCAAAACAGGCGTGAAGGAAGTGTGTCGCCTCTGTGCGGTTCcgagcgcgcagagagtTTCTTCAATCTTCGATCTTTAacttctctgctgcctcaAGCGCATGGCGGCctgaaggcagaggagaggccgATCAGTGATGGACGCGGACCAGCAGTTTTGGCACCTTCCCCCAGGTCTCCAGGAGGGTCAGTGCCGCCTAGGAGCCCTCTGGACGGTGGTTTGATGTGCTCCCCGAAAGGTGCAGAGGGTGCAGACGCAGGGCACGGCGTTCCGTCCCATCTCGCAATGCTTTGGGGGCTTTCTTCGTTGGAATCATCACGGAACAatggcagctgcagcggcctcacCAGTACAACTTCTGCAGTTTCGGTCGAAGGTGACGCACGGCATTCTTCAATTTCCAATGAAGGAACATCCAGTTCGCTAGGTAGTTTACCGGACTGCGTGGCCGCTGCGCTTCGAGATGCTCTCCAAGCAGACTTTGACACTGAGGAAGATGGAGCTGGCGATCAGTCAGCAAGAGCCAAAGGTGAGGCTCCAGCACGTCCCTCAGCAACAAAGCTGATGTCTCCCCTTGATACTGCGCACCAAGTTTCTCAATTCCATGCAGCAAAGTCCGAGGCAGCGTGCTTGCCCATCGAGTGCAATGGCACAGCGCCGTGCGACTTGGGGAATCCGAGCCACGATGTGCGAGGCAGTGATGATCTCGCGTCTTCCACTGAGGCGTCGACAAGAAATCTTGGGTGCAGCAGTCCGGGGAGCCCGTTGTCCCAGCGAGTGAGTGGGCAAATGCGCACACACGGTGTAATTGTTCAAGAGTCAGCAAGGCGAGGGGTGCCGTCAAATCCAGCTGGTATGCCAGAGCTACAAGGACGTGCGACGGAACCTGAGTTCTCTGTGTCGCAAGGAGAGGGTGCAGGGGAGACCTGTGGTGCCGTGATGGGCACGGCACCACAGGGTCTGAATGGTAGACGGTGTGAGGCGCGGGGAGAATTTCAGATGTATTCGGGGACTGAGTTCCTTGATCACCAAGATGtggaagacagagaaagtcggaagcggagaagcaggTCCGACGGTGTGGGCGACATGTGGGATGGAGATAAAAAACGCGGGCGAATGTTCTGTGGAATAGCGGCGAGCACCGCTCCTACATCTTCGGGGCATGCGGTGTCtgcggagcgaggcagcgtccGTGTTCACAGCGACGTCGGGGACTGCAGAGAATGGTCATCAGCTTCGGTCCATTCTGCATTTGCCGGTGATGGCAACGTGGGTAGTCGCCTGGTAGCAAATAGTTTTGCACCCGAGTAG